One region of Flavobacterium pisciphilum genomic DNA includes:
- a CDS encoding peptidase domain-containing ABC transporter, which produces MTPIKRFYNLLELDKKDIYQIFFYAIFAGLVSLSLPLGIQAIINFIQSGRVSASWIVLIILVVIGVALVGILSLMQLRITENLQQKIFVRFSFEFAARLPKIKSNQIYGHYLPELTNRFFDTLTIQKGTSKLLIDFSAALLQIVFGIILLSLYHPYFIVFGVLLLLLLFFIFKFSYNPGIETSLKESKAKYNVVSWLQEIARNSFSFINELNHDFALQKNDTLITDYLTYREKHFSVIKKQFSQLIIFKIIISAGLLSIGGFLVLSQEMNIGQFVAAEIIILLVINSVEKIILGLQTFYDVLSSVEKIGQITDLELEEYSDSKKDTYYTNITLETENLNFKFPDSESYILENINIKIEQGEKVVIDGQNGSGKTTLIRLLSGVLKQNSGSLYINDDTYKKIDLKQYRSQISYINYNETPFEGTILENLTFNDPTINSEDLKWAIEGVQLGSFIKQLPKGLDTHIFPEGQQLSSSNAQKLLLARSIIHKPKILFYEDPTDTMDDKVANEIIDFITSDKNKWTIIVSSKNPYWETKSTRKLTMQNGHVILDQKK; this is translated from the coding sequence ATGACTCCAATAAAACGATTTTATAATTTACTAGAGCTAGATAAAAAAGATATCTATCAAATTTTTTTCTATGCAATTTTTGCAGGATTAGTCAGCTTATCACTTCCGTTAGGTATTCAAGCAATCATAAATTTTATACAATCTGGTAGAGTAAGTGCTTCTTGGATTGTACTTATTATATTGGTTGTGATTGGTGTTGCTCTGGTAGGAATTTTATCTTTAATGCAATTACGTATTACCGAAAATTTACAACAAAAGATATTTGTTCGATTTTCATTTGAATTTGCTGCTCGACTACCAAAAATAAAATCAAACCAAATATATGGGCATTACCTTCCAGAATTAACAAATCGATTTTTTGATACACTAACCATTCAAAAAGGGACTTCAAAATTATTAATTGATTTCTCGGCAGCCTTGCTTCAAATTGTTTTTGGAATTATTTTGCTATCCCTATACCATCCTTATTTTATTGTTTTCGGAGTTCTTTTGCTTTTACTTTTATTCTTTATTTTTAAATTCTCTTACAATCCTGGTATAGAAACAAGTTTAAAAGAATCAAAAGCCAAATACAATGTTGTGAGTTGGTTACAGGAAATAGCACGCAATAGCTTTAGTTTTATCAACGAACTCAACCATGATTTTGCACTTCAAAAAAACGACACCTTAATCACTGATTACCTTACTTATCGTGAGAAACATTTTAGTGTTATTAAAAAACAATTCTCACAATTAATCATTTTTAAAATTATAATAAGTGCTGGTTTACTATCCATCGGAGGTTTTTTAGTACTGAGTCAGGAAATGAATATTGGTCAATTTGTAGCAGCCGAAATCATAATCTTACTTGTAATAAACTCTGTTGAAAAAATCATCTTAGGACTTCAGACTTTCTATGACGTTTTGAGTTCTGTTGAAAAAATAGGACAAATCACTGACTTAGAATTAGAAGAATATTCAGATTCAAAAAAAGACACTTATTATACTAACATAACATTAGAAACCGAGAACTTAAATTTTAAATTTCCAGATTCAGAAAGTTATATTTTAGAAAACATTAATATTAAAATAGAACAAGGCGAAAAAGTAGTAATTGATGGCCAGAACGGTTCCGGAAAGACAACACTCATTCGATTATTATCAGGCGTTCTAAAACAAAATTCTGGCTCCCTTTATATCAATGATGACACCTATAAAAAAATAGATTTAAAGCAATACCGCTCACAGATTAGTTACATCAATTACAATGAAACTCCATTTGAGGGAACTATTTTAGAAAACTTAACTTTTAATGACCCCACAATAAATTCAGAAGACCTGAAATGGGCTATTGAAGGGGTTCAACTTGGCTCATTCATCAAGCAATTACCAAAAGGGTTAGACACTCATATTTTTCCTGAAGGACAGCAGTTATCATCATCTAATGCTCAAAAATTACTCTTAGCAAGAAGCATTATCCATAAACCAAAAATCCTCTTTTATGAAGATCCAACTGATACTATGGATGATAAAGTTGCCAATGAGATTATCGATTTTATAACTTCTGACAAAAACAAATGGACCATTATTGTTTCCTCTAAGAACCCTTATTGGGAAACTAAATCTACTCGAAAATTAACGATGCAAAACGGTCACGTCATACTTGATCAAAAAAAATAA
- a CDS encoding TetR/AcrR family transcriptional regulator has translation MEIILSNLKIQVNEKIYVKDPETSVLGKKIIEQSILLIDTIGFDNFTFKKLGQEIGSNESSIYRYFENKHKLLVYLSSWYWSWMEYKLVFSTTNIVDKKEKLNKAITIVTEKITDDTSTEHINEAILNKIIIAEFTKTLHTKEVDQENKEGFFLIYKRVINRIVAIVKEVNPEYPFAKSLVSTIVEGSLHQHFLTDHLKTITDCNETVTTTQFYLNLAENVLR, from the coding sequence ATGGAAATTATACTATCAAATTTAAAAATCCAAGTCAATGAAAAGATCTATGTAAAAGATCCTGAAACATCTGTATTAGGAAAAAAAATCATTGAACAAAGTATTCTTCTCATTGATACCATTGGTTTTGATAACTTTACATTTAAAAAATTAGGTCAAGAAATAGGCTCTAACGAAAGTTCTATCTATCGTTATTTTGAAAACAAACACAAATTATTAGTCTACCTATCTTCTTGGTATTGGAGCTGGATGGAATACAAGCTGGTCTTTAGCACTACTAACATTGTAGACAAGAAAGAAAAGCTCAATAAAGCCATAACCATTGTTACCGAAAAAATAACAGACGACACATCAACAGAACATATTAATGAGGCAATTTTAAATAAAATTATAATTGCAGAATTCACAAAAACACTTCATACCAAGGAAGTTGACCAAGAAAACAAAGAAGGCTTTTTCTTAATATACAAAAGAGTTATTAATCGAATTGTTGCTATTGTGAAGGAAGTTAACCCAGAATATCCCTTTGCAAAATCTTTAGTATCGACTATTGTCGAAGGAAGTTTACACCAACATTTCCTGACGGATCATTTAAAAACAATCACAGATTGCAATGAAACTGTTACCACTACCCAATTTTACTTAAACCTTGCAGAAAACGTTTTGCGCTAA
- the gpmI gene encoding 2,3-bisphosphoglycerate-independent phosphoglycerate mutase, protein MNKKVILMILDGWGKSPDPKVSAIDNANVPFINSLYKNYPSAQLRTDGLNVGLPEGQMGNSEVGHMNLGAGRIVYQDLAKINLAVAHNTLAKEQVLVEAFTYAKENNKKVHFLGLVSDGGVHSHTSHLRGLIDATQEYGLDKVFVHAFTDGRDVDPKSGATYIQDLENHIANTPVKIASVIGRYYAMDRDKRWERVKLAYDLIVNGLGTHSKDAVASIKESYKNDITDEFIAPIVMVDANDKPLATIEEDDVVIFFNFRTDRGRELTEALSQEDFHEQNMHKLNLYYVTLTNYDETYKNVKVVYNKDNITETLGEVLEKANKKQIRIAETEKYPHVTFFFSGGREVPFEGETRILRNSPKVATYDLKPEMSAFELKDALVPELNKGEVDFVCLNFANGDMVGHTGIMSAAILACEAVDACVKEVIEAALANDYTTIVIADHGNCETMINPDGSPNTAHTTNPVPIILVDKELKTIHDGVLGDIAPTILELMGIPQPAAMTCHSLL, encoded by the coding sequence ATGAACAAAAAAGTAATCCTTATGATTTTAGATGGTTGGGGAAAATCTCCTGACCCTAAAGTATCCGCAATAGACAATGCAAATGTTCCATTTATAAATAGCCTTTACAAAAACTACCCAAGCGCACAACTTCGTACTGACGGTTTAAACGTAGGTTTACCTGAAGGCCAGATGGGAAATAGTGAAGTTGGTCATATGAACCTTGGTGCAGGAAGAATCGTTTACCAAGATTTAGCAAAAATCAACCTAGCAGTAGCTCACAATACTCTAGCCAAAGAGCAAGTACTTGTAGAAGCTTTTACTTACGCAAAAGAAAACAACAAAAAAGTACATTTTTTAGGATTAGTTTCTGACGGTGGTGTTCACTCACACACCTCTCACCTAAGAGGATTAATAGATGCTACACAAGAATATGGCTTAGACAAAGTATTTGTTCATGCCTTTACAGATGGTCGCGATGTAGACCCTAAATCTGGCGCAACTTACATTCAAGATTTAGAAAATCATATTGCAAATACTCCAGTAAAAATAGCGTCGGTTATAGGTCGCTATTACGCAATGGATCGTGACAAACGTTGGGAACGTGTAAAATTAGCTTACGATTTAATAGTAAACGGATTGGGTACACACTCAAAAGATGCTGTTGCTTCAATAAAAGAAAGCTACAAAAATGATATTACTGATGAGTTTATTGCTCCAATCGTTATGGTTGATGCAAATGACAAACCATTAGCAACTATTGAAGAAGACGATGTTGTTATTTTCTTCAACTTTAGAACCGATAGAGGTCGTGAACTAACTGAAGCGCTTTCGCAAGAAGATTTTCATGAGCAAAACATGCACAAACTAAACTTGTACTATGTTACGCTTACAAATTATGACGAAACGTATAAAAATGTAAAAGTTGTTTACAATAAAGACAACATCACAGAAACCTTAGGGGAAGTTTTAGAAAAAGCCAATAAAAAACAAATTCGTATTGCCGAAACTGAGAAGTATCCTCACGTGACCTTTTTCTTTTCTGGCGGAAGAGAAGTTCCTTTTGAAGGCGAAACTAGAATCTTAAGAAATTCTCCAAAAGTAGCGACTTATGACTTAAAACCAGAAATGAGTGCTTTTGAATTAAAAGATGCATTAGTTCCTGAATTAAATAAAGGTGAAGTAGATTTTGTATGCTTGAATTTTGCCAATGGAGACATGGTAGGACATACTGGAATCATGAGTGCTGCAATATTAGCCTGTGAAGCTGTTGATGCTTGCGTAAAAGAAGTTATTGAAGCTGCCTTAGCAAATGACTACACCACTATTGTAATTGCCGATCACGGAAATTGCGAAACCATGATTAATCCTGATGGGAGCCCAAATACAGCCCACACAACTAATCCTGTTCCAATTATTTTAGTTGACAAAGAATTAAAAACAATACATGATGGTGTCTTAGGCGATATCGCCCCTACTATTCTTGAATTAATGGGAATACCACAACCTGCGGCAATGACTTGTCACTCGTTGTTGTAA
- a CDS encoding murein L,D-transpeptidase catalytic domain family protein — translation MIYKIYPALLFLFLSFTTDTKTDAEIKKVEKKNIASTVITSLDLRVKAAYSTLNTNNFDLPDIKSFTEALKGFYLLKEKGVIQKDLLTLIDFSLSSNMKRLWVIDLSTNTILFQSLVAHGKNTGDEFASDFSNANSSFKSSLGFYATAEVYKGKHGISLRLDGLERGINDNARERAVVIHGADYVSESFIRGNKRLGRSLGCPAIPVELTNAIIETIKDKSCLYIYHPSRTFAMEERLIS, via the coding sequence ATGATTTATAAGATTTATCCCGCATTGCTTTTTCTGTTTTTGTCATTTACCACGGATACAAAAACTGATGCTGAAATTAAAAAAGTTGAAAAGAAAAACATTGCAAGTACAGTAATTACAAGTTTAGACTTAAGAGTTAAGGCGGCTTATAGCACGCTTAATACAAATAATTTTGATTTACCTGATATTAAAAGTTTTACAGAAGCTTTAAAAGGGTTTTATCTATTAAAAGAAAAAGGAGTTATACAAAAGGATCTTTTGACTCTGATTGATTTTAGTTTGTCTTCTAATATGAAGCGTCTTTGGGTTATTGACCTTTCTACTAATACAATATTATTTCAATCTTTAGTTGCTCACGGAAAAAACACAGGAGACGAATTTGCTTCGGATTTCTCAAATGCGAATTCATCTTTTAAAAGCAGTCTTGGATTTTATGCAACTGCTGAGGTTTATAAAGGGAAGCACGGAATTTCGTTGCGTTTAGATGGTTTAGAAAGAGGAATTAATGATAATGCACGAGAAAGAGCAGTTGTAATTCATGGAGCTGATTATGTTTCTGAATCATTTATCAGAGGCAATAAGAGACTAGGGCGTAGCTTGGGTTGTCCAGCTATTCCGGTAGAATTAACAAATGCAATTATCGAAACAATCAAAGATAAATCATGTTTGTATATCTATCATCCATCAAGAACTTTTGCGATGGAGGAGAGGCTAATTTCTTAG
- a CDS encoding L,D-transpeptidase family protein translates to MNKLYFFIVLSIVVISCKKEEKVIPAKKTEPLPAIIQTDERKIQLDTALIGSFKSETLQKFYIASKNETVWGNLEKRTFIIDELKNSETLGLEPNDYNITKLKDFESRISKLNDTDLALYDVLLTYNFQKYLTHLHKGKLNPKKLYNDWDLNEKPFDVNTILIKAFNDNDLALTIEQSQPKTYTYKNLLKTLALLNEFPNDNINTIDIKDKVVLHDTNNAMITVKKRLLYWKDLTGRDSLTSIYDGKTFEAIKKFQTRHGLAADGVIGRGTVNALNFSKNKRKHQIIANIERWKWYADTLAENYFIINIPDYSLNVVENKDTTVVRKIVVGTISRKTPILTSTLKTVVLNPTWTVPPTILKEDVVPAMKRNRNYLKNKNITIYDKDNSVVEPNDWNENSPGRYRYVQSPGSSNSLGLMKILFPNNHSVYLHDTNHRGLFGRSNRSLSSGCIRVENPLELAEHILDSNNWSKEKIDSIIVTKKTTNVRIARKYAIYQWYWTAWSKDNSLQFRDDIYNLDADLYAKLRN, encoded by the coding sequence ATGAATAAACTTTACTTTTTTATAGTATTATCAATTGTTGTCATTAGTTGCAAGAAAGAAGAAAAAGTAATTCCAGCAAAAAAAACGGAACCTCTTCCTGCAATTATTCAAACTGATGAACGAAAAATTCAGCTTGACACTGCATTGATTGGTTCTTTTAAAAGTGAAACTCTTCAAAAGTTTTATATCGCTTCAAAGAACGAAACTGTTTGGGGAAACCTAGAAAAAAGAACATTCATTATAGATGAATTAAAAAACTCAGAAACACTTGGTTTAGAGCCAAACGATTATAACATAACAAAATTAAAAGACTTCGAAAGCAGAATAAGCAAGCTAAACGACACTGATTTGGCGCTTTATGATGTTTTACTTACTTATAATTTTCAAAAATACTTAACGCATTTACATAAAGGGAAACTAAATCCAAAGAAACTATATAATGATTGGGATTTAAACGAAAAACCATTTGATGTAAATACTATCCTTATTAAAGCTTTTAATGATAATGATTTAGCCCTTACTATTGAGCAAAGCCAACCTAAAACATACACCTATAAGAACCTTTTAAAAACTCTTGCGTTGCTAAATGAGTTTCCAAATGACAATATAAATACAATCGACATCAAAGATAAAGTAGTTCTACACGATACTAACAACGCTATGATTACGGTAAAAAAACGACTTTTATATTGGAAAGATCTAACAGGGAGAGACAGCTTAACATCTATTTATGATGGCAAAACATTTGAAGCTATTAAAAAATTTCAAACACGTCATGGACTAGCAGCCGATGGTGTAATTGGTAGAGGAACCGTTAATGCTTTGAACTTTTCTAAAAACAAAAGAAAGCATCAAATTATTGCTAACATAGAGCGTTGGAAATGGTATGCAGATACTCTAGCTGAAAATTATTTTATAATAAACATTCCAGATTACAGCTTAAACGTTGTTGAGAACAAAGATACCACCGTAGTTCGAAAAATTGTTGTTGGAACTATTAGTCGAAAAACACCAATTCTAACTTCGACTCTTAAAACTGTAGTTCTCAACCCTACATGGACCGTTCCTCCAACCATTCTAAAAGAAGATGTTGTTCCTGCAATGAAGCGAAATCGAAATTATTTAAAGAATAAGAACATCACAATTTATGATAAAGATAATTCGGTAGTAGAACCGAATGATTGGAACGAAAACTCTCCAGGCAGGTACCGTTATGTACAAAGCCCCGGAAGTAGCAACTCTCTGGGATTAATGAAAATCTTATTCCCAAACAATCATAGTGTCTACTTACATGATACAAATCATCGTGGTTTATTTGGTAGAAGCAACCGCTCTTTAAGCTCTGGTTGTATTCGTGTCGAAAATCCGTTAGAATTAGCTGAACATATATTAGACTCTAATAATTGGTCAAAAGAAAAAATAGATTCTATCATTGTAACCAAAAAGACCACCAACGTTAGAATTGCTAGAAAATATGCAATATATCAATGGTATTGGACTGCTTGGAGCAAAGACAACTCTTTACAGTTTAGAGATGATATTTATAATCTAGATGCTGATTTATATGCTAAACTAAGAAATTAG
- a CDS encoding GNAT family N-acetyltransferase: protein MSNIQEIPAQETYLVRNPVLRKGKPIESCRFDGDDLDTTHHFGLFEDKSLVGIISLFKNSNITFAENFQSQIRGMAILDDFRKKGFGEALVNYCEEYCINNNSELIWFNARTEAVGFYEKMGYQKTGPAFEIKDVGEHLLMFKKLK from the coding sequence ATGTCAAACATACAAGAAATACCCGCCCAAGAAACATATTTGGTACGCAATCCAGTCCTAAGAAAAGGAAAACCTATAGAAAGTTGTCGCTTTGATGGCGATGATTTAGACACAACTCATCACTTTGGTCTATTTGAGGATAAAAGTTTAGTAGGAATTATTTCGTTATTCAAAAATTCTAACATTACATTTGCAGAAAATTTCCAATCTCAAATTAGAGGAATGGCAATTTTAGACGATTTCAGGAAGAAAGGATTCGGAGAAGCTTTGGTAAATTATTGTGAAGAATACTGCATTAACAACAATTCTGAGTTAATATGGTTTAACGCTAGAACCGAGGCTGTCGGTTTTTATGAAAAAATGGGCTATCAAAAAACGGGACCTGCTTTTGAAATAAAAGATGTTGGAGAACATCTACTAATGTTTAAAAAACTTAAATAA
- the pepE gene encoding dipeptidase PepE, which translates to MKSIIIASTSTLHGGSYLDYLLPQLEVHFKNCESILFIPFARPGGISHEQYTDTVSQAFKKINISVKGIHEFEDATAAINNAQGIFTGGGNTFLLVTQLYKNNIMTTLAEAVKNGTPYLGTSAGSNICGLSMQTTNDMPIIYPPSFQTLGLIPFNLNPHYLDPDSQSKHMGETRETRIKEFHAFNTLPVLGLREGSWLDVKGDKIILKGNLSARLFRQNQEPEELEPQTDLSYLQ; encoded by the coding sequence ATGAAAAGTATCATCATTGCCAGCACGTCTACGCTACACGGAGGCAGCTATTTAGATTATTTATTACCCCAATTAGAAGTGCATTTTAAGAACTGCGAATCTATTCTTTTTATCCCTTTTGCAAGACCCGGAGGCATCTCGCACGAACAATATACCGATACGGTTTCTCAAGCATTCAAAAAAATAAATATTAGCGTAAAAGGAATTCACGAATTTGAAGATGCAACAGCAGCAATTAATAACGCACAAGGGATTTTTACTGGTGGCGGTAATACTTTTTTGCTAGTAACTCAGCTATACAAGAACAACATCATGACCACTCTTGCCGAAGCTGTTAAAAACGGAACACCTTATTTAGGAACAAGTGCTGGTAGTAATATTTGCGGTTTATCAATGCAAACCACTAATGATATGCCTATTATTTACCCTCCGAGCTTTCAAACCTTAGGATTAATTCCGTTTAACCTGAACCCTCATTACCTAGACCCAGATTCTCAATCTAAACATATGGGAGAAACACGCGAAACAAGAATAAAAGAATTTCATGCTTTTAATACACTACCTGTTTTAGGATTACGAGAAGGAAGCTGGCTGGATGTAAAAGGAGACAAAATCATTTTGAAAGGAAACTTGTCTGCTCGTCTTTTTAGACAAAATCAGGAACCTGAAGAATTAGAACCTCAAACAGATTTGAGTTATCTGCAATAA
- a CDS encoding carboxypeptidase-like regulatory domain-containing protein — translation MKIINILFLFTLSLFFQVSLGQTIVTKEILGKVTADSSSVEAITIVNNTTQETTISDNKGQFSIVVKEGDVLVFSAVNLEPLRKRITANDLKLDLLLIKMTAKNFELKEVVINEFSNINAENLGIIPYGQKKYTPAERKLYTAKSSITESLLNKISGRTAMLKKEAAVEKKEILYSKIEYLFEENYYTERLKIPLEHIKGFQLYCIDDPEFVNSLNAKNKTVCMFLITGLAQKYLTIIANEK, via the coding sequence GTGAAAATAATTAATATTTTATTTCTGTTTACTTTATCTTTATTCTTTCAAGTAAGTTTGGGGCAGACTATTGTCACAAAAGAAATTTTGGGTAAAGTTACAGCTGATTCGAGTTCGGTTGAAGCGATAACAATTGTTAATAATACAACTCAGGAGACTACAATTTCAGATAATAAAGGACAGTTTTCTATAGTTGTAAAAGAAGGAGATGTATTGGTTTTTTCGGCAGTAAATCTAGAGCCACTTCGAAAGCGAATTACAGCCAATGATTTAAAATTGGATTTGTTGTTGATTAAGATGACGGCTAAAAATTTTGAATTAAAAGAGGTGGTTATAAATGAGTTTTCGAATATAAATGCCGAAAATTTGGGAATCATACCATACGGGCAGAAAAAATATACTCCAGCAGAACGGAAGCTATATACGGCTAAGTCATCCATTACAGAAAGTCTTTTGAATAAAATATCAGGAAGGACAGCTATGCTGAAAAAAGAAGCAGCTGTAGAAAAAAAAGAAATTTTGTATTCAAAAATTGAATACCTTTTCGAAGAGAATTATTATACAGAAAGATTAAAGATTCCACTAGAACATATAAAAGGGTTTCAACTTTATTGCATAGATGATCCAGAGTTTGTAAATTCGTTGAATGCAAAGAATAAAACAGTTTGCATGTTTTTGATTACAGGCCTTGCACAGAAATATTTAACAATTATAGCGAATGAAAAATAA
- a CDS encoding DUF6702 family protein, which yields MRKRIIIPVLFMLFILSTAFSFHKFYVGVYQINYAPEKKMLQITSRIFIDDLNNGVEKKYKTKTNIGTGKETEADLALLKKYLAENFIIKVNGQSRPIVFLSKEVEANDVLVCYSRINDVSKIKTLEISNTILVDWNSDQQNITHVSVLGTKKSVLFTESSRKELLKYE from the coding sequence ATGAGAAAAAGGATAATTATTCCTGTTCTTTTTATGTTGTTTATATTGAGTACTGCTTTTTCTTTTCATAAGTTTTATGTTGGAGTTTATCAAATAAATTATGCTCCTGAGAAAAAAATGCTACAAATTACCTCCCGAATTTTTATCGATGATTTAAATAATGGAGTTGAGAAAAAATACAAAACGAAAACTAATATTGGCACAGGAAAAGAAACAGAAGCAGATCTTGCTCTTCTGAAAAAATACTTAGCTGAGAATTTTATCATTAAAGTAAATGGTCAGTCAAGACCAATTGTGTTTTTGTCTAAAGAGGTTGAAGCAAATGATGTTTTAGTTTGTTACTCCAGAATAAATGATGTGAGTAAAATTAAAACCTTAGAAATTTCAAATACAATTTTGGTAGATTGGAATTCTGATCAGCAAAATATTACGCATGTTTCAGTGTTAGGAACTAAGAAAAGTGTGCTTTTTACGGAGTCTTCAAGGAAAGAATTGTTAAAATACGAATAA